CCCGCCCTGGCGGCGCAATTCCAGTTCATCTTCGGGATCTTCCGCGACGGCACGGGCAACCTGTTCCTGGCGGACGGCAACAACCACCGCATCCGCCGGGTGGATGCGGGCGGCACCATGACCACCGTGGCCGGCACGGGCACGAGCGGGTTCGGCGGCAACGGCGGCAGCGCCGTGGCGGCCCAGCTCAACTTCCCCGCGGGGATGGTGGTCGACGGCGGCGGTGTGCTCTACATCGCCGACGCCGGCAACAACCGCGTCCGGCAGGTGGACACGGGCGGCACGATCACCACCGTGGCCGGCACGGGCACGTCGGGGTACGGCGGCGACGGCGGCCCCGCCACGGCGGCGCAGCTGCAGTTCCCGTTCGCACTGGCGCTGGGCACCCGCGGGCTTCTGTATGTGGCGGATACGGCCAATTTCCGGACCCGGCTCGTTACCCTGCCGATCCCGCCGGGCGCGCCCACGGGCCTGGGCGCCACCGCCAGCGACGGGCAGGCCCGCCTCGCGTGGACCGCGCCCGCCGATGCGGGATCCAGCCCCGTCTCGGGCTACACGGCCACCGGCACGCCGGTCGGGGGCGGCGCGGCCGTTTCCTGCACGGCCACGGCACCATCGACCCAATGCACGGCCGCCGGCCTGGGCGACGGGGTGGTCTACCGCTTCACCGTCCGGGCCACGAGCGGCGCCGGGGACAGCCCGGCCTCCGATGCCGTGCAGGTGGCCTCCGCCGGCGCCGTGCCCGGCATGGCGGGAGCGGCCGGCACGGTGGTGTCGGGCGGCGGCAGCGGGTGCGCGCTGGTGCCCGCTGCCACGGGTTTTGGCGCCGTGCCGGCGGGCCTGCCCGCGGGAGCGACGGTGGCGGCCGGGGCCTTCCGTTTCCGTGCCGAGGGGTGCGCGGGCGCCGCGTTGACGGTGTCGGTGACCTATCCCGAACCGCTGCCCGCCGCAGCGCGCATCTACCAGTACGGTCCGCCGGTGGCCGGGCAGGCGGCTGCCTGGTCCGAGCCTGCCGGCGCCAGTTTGAGCGTGGACCGCCGCACGGTGACCTACGGCGTGTCGGACGACGGCGCCTTCGATGCGGACACCGTCGCCGCGGGCGCCATCGAAGGCCGGCTGGCCCCGCTCGTGCTGGCGGTGGCCAGCGGCATCCAGCCGGTTCCCGTGGCGGGCGGATGGGGCCTGGGGCTCATGGCCCTGCTCATGGCGGCGACGGGCCTGGCCGGCCTGCACCGGACGCGCCGCCGGCCGGCATGACCCCCGCGCCGCGGCCGCACCGCGGCGCCGGTCAGAAGCAGGACCAGACCTGGTCCGCCATCATCACGACGAACCCCGGCTCGCCATAGAGCGCGAAAGCCGCGGCGAGCACGGCAGCCGCGGCCGCGCCCCAGGCCAGCCGGCGGCCCCACGGTGCGGGCCGGGCGCGGCGGTCGGGGGCCGGGGGCGGTGCGGAGGCGTGCATGGCGAGCGAAACGTCGCGCCTCAGGCGGGCCGCACTTCCGGGCGGCGGATGGGCGTCTCGCGGATCGGCAGGTTGATGAGCCCCGCCGCCACGCCGAGCGCGATGGAGAGGTACCAGACCACGTCGTAGCTGCCCGTGCGGTCGTACAGGTACCCGCCCAGCCAGACGCCCAGGAAGCTGCCGATCTGGTGGCTGAAGAACACGAAGCCCCCCAGCATCGAGAGGTGCTGCACGCCGAAGATCTGCGCGACCGTCGCATTGGTGGGCGGCACGGTGGAGAGCCAGAGCGCGCCGATCACCGCCGAGAACACGTAGACCGACACCGGCGAGAGCGGCACGAGCAGGAACACCGTGATCGCCGCGGCCCGCGCGAAGTAGATGAAGGCCAGGATGTGCCGCCGCGCCATGCGCTGGCCGAGCGTGCCCGCGATGTAGGTGCCGAACACGTTGAAGAGCCCGATCAGCGCCAGCGCGTAGCTGGCCACCTGGGGCGAGAGGCCGTGGTCCTTGAGGTAGCTGGGCATGTGCACGCCGATGAACACCACCTGGAAGCCGCACACGAAGTACCCGGCCGTGAGCAGCAGGAAGCTGGGATAGCGCAGGGCCTCGGAGAGCGCCTCGCCCACGGCCTGCTTGCGCGGCGTGCCGGCGGCGGCGCCGGCCGCGCGGCCGAAGCCCGGCTCGCGCAGGCCGAAGGCCAGCGGCACGATGAGCAGCACCATGGCCGAGAGGGCGAGCAGCGATTCCTGCCAGCCCAGGCGCGCGATCAGCTGGCCTTCCACGGGCACCATGAGGAACTGCCCGAACGAACCCGCCGCGGCCGCCACGCCCATGGCCCAGGAGCGCTTCTCGGGCGCGATCTGCCGGCCCAGCACGCCGTAGATCACCGCGTAGGTGGTGCCGGCCTGCGCCGCGCCGATCAGCACGCCCGCCGTGAGCGCGAACAGCAACGGCGTGGGCGAGAGCGCCATGCCGGCCAGCCCGAAGGCGTAGAGCACCGCGCCGCCGATCAGCACGCGGAAGGCGCCGAAGCGGTCGGCCGCCATGCCCGCGAAGATGCCGAAGATGCCCCAGGCGATGTTCTGCACGGCGATGGCCAGCGCGAAGGTCTGTCGGGTCCAGCCCATATCCTGGGTGATGGGCTGCAGCCACAGGCCGAAGCCGTGGCGGATGCCCATGGAGAGCGTGACGATGGCGGCGCCGCAGGCGAGCACCTGCACCATGGACAGTTTTTGCGGTTCGGAGGACATCGGTCGAATGTAGCCAAAAGCGTCTGCCGCCGCTGGCCGCGTGCCACGGGTTAACCCGCGTTTCCGGGGTGGCTGTCTTTATATCCAGTGCCGGCGGGGGCGCCGCACTACAATCCGCGCCCATGGCAGCCAAACCCTCTCCTGTGTCGCCCGGCGACTATTCCGAAGGTTCGATCCGCGTGCTCAAGGGCCTGGAGCCCGTCAAGCAGCGGCCGGGCATGTACACCCGCACGGACAACCCGCTCCACATCATCCAGGAAGTGCTCGACAACGCGGCCGACGAGGCCCTGGCCGGGCACGGCAAGCGCATCAAGGTCACGCTGCACGCCGACGGCTCGGTGGGCATCGAGGACGACGGCCGCGGCATTCCGTTCGGGCTGCACCCCGAGGAGAAGGCGCCCGTGATCGAGCTGGTCTTCACGCGGCTGCACGCGGGCGGCAAGTTCGACAAGGGCAAGGGCGGCGCCTACAGCTTCTCGGGCGGCCTGCACGGCGTGGGCGTCTCGGTCACCAACGCGCTCGCGCTGCGGCTGGAGGCCACCACCCACCGCGACGGGCAGATCGCCCGCCTGGTGTTCGCCGGCGGCGACGTGGTCGAACCCCTCGTGGCCCGGCCCCTGGCGGCCGGTGAGCGCCGCCAGGGCACCTCGGTGCGCGTCTGGCCCGACCCCAAATATTTCGAATCGTCCGCGCTGCCGATGGGCGAGCTGGTGCACCTGCTGCGCAGCAAGGCCGTGCTGATGCCGGGCGTCACCGTGTCGCTGGTCAACGAGAAGAGCAAGGAAACGCAGACCTGGCAGTACAAGGGCGGGCTGCGCGACTACCTGGGCCAGAACCTCGCGGCCGACCCGGTGATCCCGCTCTTCGAGGGCGAGGGCCATGCCGACCGCCACAACGAGAGCTTCGCCGAGGGCGAGGGCGCCGCGTGGTGCGTGGCCTTCACCGAGGAAGGCCAGCCCATGCGCGAGAGCTACGTCAACCTCATTCCCACCAGCGCGGGCGGCACGCACGAGAGCGGCCTGCGCGACGGCCTGTTCAACGCCGTCAAGAGCTTCATCGAGCTGCACTCGCTGCTGCCCAAGGGCGTGAAGCTGCTGCCCGAGGACGTGTTCGCGCGCGCCTCGTACGTGCTGTCGGCCAAGGTGCTCGATCCGCAGTTCCAGGGCCAGATCAAGGAGCGCCTCAACTCGCGCGATGCCGTGCGGCTGGTGAGCGGCTTCGTGCGCCCCGCACTCGAACTCTGGCTGCACCAGCACGTGGACTACGGCCGCAAGCTCGCCGAACTCGCCATCCGGGCCGCGCAGACGCGCCAGAAGGCCGGCCAGAAGGTCGAGAAGAAGAAGGGCTCCGGCGTGGCCGTGCTGCCCGGCAAGCTGACCGACTGCGAGAGCCGCGACCTCTCGCACAACGAGGTCTTCCTGGTCGAGGGCGACTCCGCCGGCGGCAGCGCCAAGATGGGCCGCGACAAGGAATGCCAGGCCGTGCTGCCGCTGCGCGGCAAGGTGCTCAACACCTGGGAGGTGGACCGCGACCGGCTCTTCGCCAACAACGAGATCCACGACATCTCCGTGGCGCTGGGCGTCGATCCGCACGGCCCCAACGACACGCCCGACCTGTCGGGCCTGCGCTACGGCAAGGTCTGCATCCTGTCCGATGCCGACGTGGACGGCTCGCACATCCAGGTGCTGCTGCTCACGCTGTTCTTCCGCCACTTCCCCAAGCTCATCGAGACCGGCCACATCTACGTGGCCCGGCCGCCGCTCTACCGCGTGGACGTGCCCGCCCGCGGCAAGAAGCCGGCGTCCAAGCTCTATGCGCTGGACGACGGCGAGCTGGAAGCCATCCTCGACAAGTGCGCCAAGGACGGCGTGGCGCGCGAGAGGTGCCAGATCAGCCGCTTCAAGGGCCTGGGCGAGATGAACGCCGAGCAACTCTGGGAGACCACGCTCAACCCCGACACGCGCCGGCTGCTGCCCGTGCAGCTGGGCGTGCTGGGCTTCGCCGAAACCGAGGGCCTCATCACCAAGCTCATGGGCAAGGGCGAGGCCGCCGCGCGGCGCGAACTGATGGAACTGCATGGCGACGCCGTGGAAGTGGACATCTGAAACCGGCGAACATCGCGCCATGCCCGTGCCCACCCCCCCGACCCTCCTGGCCACCGCCGCCCCGCGCCCGACGCGCGCGGGGCGCCTGCGGCGCTGGTTCAAGGGTGTTTTTGCCTCCATGCCGCCGGTTCTATTAGGAAGTTTGCTATTGTTTTTGCAGCAAACCGCCCATGCCGACCTGTGGGCCTACGTGGACGAGCGCGGCGTGACGCACTTCGCGGCCGAGCGCATCGACGAGCGCTATGCGCTGTATTTCCGCGGCGACGTGTTCGATTCGGCCACCGATGGGCGCTCGGCCTCGTCGGGCACCGGCATCGTGCCGCCGGGCGTGGCGCCCGCGGCCACGGCGGCGGGTGCGCGGCGGCTCGCGTATTTCGACATCGCCCCCGAGGTCAAGCGCGTGAAGCACCACCTGCGCGCGTCCGCCACGCGGCACGGGCTCGACTACGAACTGCTGCAGGCGGTGATCGCCACCGAATCCGGGTTCGATCCGCAGGCCGTCTCGCCGCGCGGCGCGGTGGGGCTGATGCAGGTCATGCCGGCCACGGCGCAGCGCTTCGGCGTGGCGCGGGAGGCGAAACGCTCGGTGGAGCAGAAACTCACCGACCCCGGCACCAACGTCGCCGCCGGTGCGCGCTACCTGCGCCACCTCATCGACCTCTTCGAGGGCCGGCTCGACCTGGCCCTGGCCGCCTACAACGCGGGCGAGGGCGCCGTGCAGCGCGCCGGCCACCGCATTCCCGCCTACCGCGAGACGCAGAACTACGTGAAGAGCGTGCTCGGCCTCTATGCGCTGCTCAAGCCGGCCAGTGCGGCGCAGGCCCCGGGCCCCGCCGCCGCGCTGCCTGCGGGCCGCGGCGCTGCCGCCGGCCGGGTGCGCATGGAGCTGGCGGCGCCCGCGGCGCCGTGAGCCGCTTCCGACCGACGACCGTCCGGCGCACTGCACGCCGCCTCCCTTTTCCCATCCTTCCCGACGCATGAGCGACAACGACCAACCCACCCTCGACT
The DNA window shown above is from Acidovorax sp. NCPPB 4044 and carries:
- a CDS encoding NHL domain-containing protein, whose translation is MPAARAQAISTVAGTGVQGFGGDGGPATSAQMNFAYGVAADGAGAIYIVDSANHRVRRVDAAGTIATVAGTGVAGYGGDGGPAVAAQLNEPRGIALDAAGNLYVADLNNHRIRRVDAGGTITTVAGTGAAGFSGDGGAATAAQLNSPFGVAADGAGRIYIADSANYRVRRVDAGGTIATIAGIGTPGYGGDNGPALAAQFQFIFGIFRDGTGNLFLADGNNHRIRRVDAGGTMTTVAGTGTSGFGGNGGSAVAAQLNFPAGMVVDGGGVLYIADAGNNRVRQVDTGGTITTVAGTGTSGYGGDGGPATAAQLQFPFALALGTRGLLYVADTANFRTRLVTLPIPPGAPTGLGATASDGQARLAWTAPADAGSSPVSGYTATGTPVGGGAAVSCTATAPSTQCTAAGLGDGVVYRFTVRATSGAGDSPASDAVQVASAGAVPGMAGAAGTVVSGGGSGCALVPAATGFGAVPAGLPAGATVAAGAFRFRAEGCAGAALTVSVTYPEPLPAAARIYQYGPPVAGQAAAWSEPAGASLSVDRRTVTYGVSDDGAFDADTVAAGAIEGRLAPLVLAVASGIQPVPVAGGWGLGLMALLMAATGLAGLHRTRRRPA
- a CDS encoding MFS transporter, which codes for MSSEPQKLSMVQVLACGAAIVTLSMGIRHGFGLWLQPITQDMGWTRQTFALAIAVQNIAWGIFGIFAGMAADRFGAFRVLIGGAVLYAFGLAGMALSPTPLLFALTAGVLIGAAQAGTTYAVIYGVLGRQIAPEKRSWAMGVAAAAGSFGQFLMVPVEGQLIARLGWQESLLALSAMVLLIVPLAFGLREPGFGRAAGAAAGTPRKQAVGEALSEALRYPSFLLLTAGYFVCGFQVVFIGVHMPSYLKDHGLSPQVASYALALIGLFNVFGTYIAGTLGQRMARRHILAFIYFARAAAITVFLLVPLSPVSVYVFSAVIGALWLSTVPPTNATVAQIFGVQHLSMLGGFVFFSHQIGSFLGVWLGGYLYDRTGSYDVVWYLSIALGVAAGLINLPIRETPIRRPEVRPA
- a CDS encoding DNA topoisomerase IV subunit B; the protein is MAAKPSPVSPGDYSEGSIRVLKGLEPVKQRPGMYTRTDNPLHIIQEVLDNAADEALAGHGKRIKVTLHADGSVGIEDDGRGIPFGLHPEEKAPVIELVFTRLHAGGKFDKGKGGAYSFSGGLHGVGVSVTNALALRLEATTHRDGQIARLVFAGGDVVEPLVARPLAAGERRQGTSVRVWPDPKYFESSALPMGELVHLLRSKAVLMPGVTVSLVNEKSKETQTWQYKGGLRDYLGQNLAADPVIPLFEGEGHADRHNESFAEGEGAAWCVAFTEEGQPMRESYVNLIPTSAGGTHESGLRDGLFNAVKSFIELHSLLPKGVKLLPEDVFARASYVLSAKVLDPQFQGQIKERLNSRDAVRLVSGFVRPALELWLHQHVDYGRKLAELAIRAAQTRQKAGQKVEKKKGSGVAVLPGKLTDCESRDLSHNEVFLVEGDSAGGSAKMGRDKECQAVLPLRGKVLNTWEVDRDRLFANNEIHDISVALGVDPHGPNDTPDLSGLRYGKVCILSDADVDGSHIQVLLLTLFFRHFPKLIETGHIYVARPPLYRVDVPARGKKPASKLYALDDGELEAILDKCAKDGVARERCQISRFKGLGEMNAEQLWETTLNPDTRRLLPVQLGVLGFAETEGLITKLMGKGEAAARRELMELHGDAVEVDI
- a CDS encoding lytic transglycosylase domain-containing protein — protein: MPPVLLGSLLLFLQQTAHADLWAYVDERGVTHFAAERIDERYALYFRGDVFDSATDGRSASSGTGIVPPGVAPAATAAGARRLAYFDIAPEVKRVKHHLRASATRHGLDYELLQAVIATESGFDPQAVSPRGAVGLMQVMPATAQRFGVAREAKRSVEQKLTDPGTNVAAGARYLRHLIDLFEGRLDLALAAYNAGEGAVQRAGHRIPAYRETQNYVKSVLGLYALLKPASAAQAPGPAAALPAGRGAAAGRVRMELAAPAAP